The Parcubacteria group bacterium genome has a window encoding:
- a CDS encoding exonuclease domain-containing protein, with the protein MGKDQLHNLLFLDVETTGLEEEDRLVQVAYVYNDTENESLFHPGRAMSIRSMEITHITNKHLEGKEKFVGSSFYKELEKILAKEDTIFVAHNASFDMGMLAREGLAVNKFIDTFKIAQELDVKGDIPAYRLQYLRYYLGIDLDDACAHSALGDVKVLVALFERMYDKMCANDAHDAVIQKMVHISSQPTLIKRFNFGKYNGELIADVARKDHGYLSWLLGQKESDAANGALEEDWIFTLKKYIR; encoded by the coding sequence ATGGGAAAGGATCAATTGCATAATTTGCTTTTTTTGGATGTCGAGACGACGGGTCTCGAAGAAGAAGATCGACTGGTACAGGTCGCCTATGTGTATAATGACACAGAAAATGAATCGCTTTTCCATCCCGGGCGTGCGATGAGCATACGGTCAATGGAAATAACGCATATCACCAATAAGCATCTGGAAGGAAAAGAAAAATTTGTCGGATCATCTTTTTACAAAGAACTTGAAAAAATTCTTGCAAAAGAGGATACGATCTTTGTCGCGCACAATGCATCGTTTGATATGGGCATGCTCGCGCGTGAAGGATTGGCGGTCAACAAATTTATCGACACGTTCAAAATCGCGCAGGAATTAGATGTCAAAGGAGATATTCCTGCATATCGTTTGCAATATTTGCGGTATTATCTGGGGATCGATTTGGATGATGCGTGTGCCCACAGCGCGCTTGGTGATGTGAAGGTGTTGGTTGCGCTTTTTGAGCGGATGTATGATAAGATGTGTGCAAATGACGCGCACGATGCGGTGATCCAAAAAATGGTGCATATTTCCTCGCAACCGACATTAATCAAACGATTTAATTTTGGTAAGTATAATGGGGAATTGATCGCAGATGTTGCACGCAAAGATCATGGGTACCTCTCGTGGCTTCTCGGACAGAAAGAATCTGATGCGGCAAATGGTGCGCTGGAGGAAGATTGGATCTTTACATTGAAAAAATACATCCGTTAA
- a CDS encoding 1-deoxy-D-xylulose-5-phosphate reductoisomerase produces MKKIALMGSTGSIGTQTLDVVRKYPDKLHVFALTAHGNTDLLYEQIQEFQPEVIGVADEEKAQKLQKKIHREVLTGPAMLQKIAGMDGYDTFISATVGLTIIRATIDAIRAGKDIALANKETLVAAGEIVMREAKKYHARIMPIDSEHSALFQCLNGERKNDIASLVVTCSGGALCDKTKEELQHVSITDALGHKTWNMGQKITIDSATLMNKGFEVIEAMWLYDVAPKNIRVVIHPESLIHSMIEYTDGSIMAQISEPDMRLPIQYALSYPERWGRAVKQHNFDRAYTFAEPDPERFPCLGYAFDAMDKRGTMPAAMNAANDYMVAEFLAGRCTYLDIPRMIKKVMDAHDVVLAPTLEDIEQAISDATHMAQKFLHGE; encoded by the coding sequence ATGAAAAAGATTGCACTCATGGGGAGTACGGGATCGATCGGTACACAGACGCTTGATGTCGTGCGAAAGTATCCGGATAAGTTGCATGTTTTTGCCTTGACGGCACATGGCAATACGGACTTGCTCTATGAACAGATCCAGGAATTTCAGCCGGAAGTGATCGGTGTGGCTGATGAGGAAAAAGCGCAAAAATTACAAAAAAAGATCCACCGAGAAGTGCTGACCGGTCCCGCCATGTTGCAAAAAATTGCCGGTATGGATGGATATGATACGTTTATCTCCGCAACAGTCGGGCTTACGATCATCCGTGCAACGATCGATGCGATCCGCGCGGGCAAAGACATCGCACTCGCCAACAAGGAAACACTTGTCGCCGCCGGTGAGATCGTCATGCGAGAAGCCAAAAAATATCATGCGCGCATCATGCCGATCGATTCGGAGCATAGCGCGCTTTTTCAATGTTTGAATGGCGAACGTAAAAACGATATCGCATCGCTTGTGGTCACCTGTTCCGGCGGTGCGTTGTGCGACAAAACAAAAGAGGAATTACAGCATGTGTCGATCACGGATGCATTGGGGCACAAGACATGGAACATGGGACAAAAGATCACGATCGACAGCGCAACACTCATGAACAAGGGGTTTGAGGTGATCGAAGCGATGTGGCTCTATGATGTCGCGCCAAAAAACATTCGTGTCGTGATCCATCCGGAAAGCCTGATCCACTCAATGATCGAATATACTGACGGGTCGATCATGGCGCAGATCTCGGAGCCGGATATGCGCTTGCCGATCCAATATGCGCTCAGTTATCCTGAGCGATGGGGACGTGCGGTAAAACAGCATAACTTTGATCGTGCATACACATTTGCCGAGCCGGATCCGGAGCGTTTCCCATGTTTGGGGTATGCATTTGATGCGATGGACAAGCGTGGCACAATGCCTGCGGCGATGAATGCGGCAAATGATTATATGGTGGCAGAATTTCTCGCCGGCAGATGTACGTATCTCGATATTCCACGTATGATCAAAAAGGTGATGGATGCGCATGATGTTGTGCTCGCGCCGACATTGGAGGATATTGAGCAAGCGATCAGTGATGCGACACATATGGCACAAAAATTTTTGCACGGCGAATGA
- a CDS encoding glycosyltransferase family 2 protein: MENNMTQKISVVVPAYNEEKNIPLFYARLKNIFANASQYDVEMIFVNDGSRDKTWQEIQKLALNDASVRGICFSRNFGHQIALTAGYDIATGDAIISMDADMQDPPELIMDMLVKWHHGCEIVYARRRNRKDGFLKKLTAKMYYALLNNVSDVDIPRNVGDFRLIDKKVLNELKKCREKYRYLRGMVAWVGFRNCYVDFDRPNRINGETAYTWKKMIKFAMDGFTGFSMFPLKIASYVGGFVIMTGCMMFLYVAYDFLIKDTPYPLYKWLVILVYIFIGVQFILMWLIGEYIGRIHDQQKERPLYVIRERLNYDE, from the coding sequence ATGGAAAATAATATGACGCAAAAGATCTCCGTCGTGGTTCCTGCATATAATGAGGAAAAAAATATTCCACTTTTTTATGCACGTTTGAAAAACATTTTCGCAAATGCATCACAGTATGATGTGGAAATGATCTTTGTCAATGATGGTAGTCGTGATAAGACATGGCAAGAGATCCAGAAATTGGCACTTAATGATGCGAGCGTGCGCGGTATTTGTTTTAGTCGTAATTTTGGTCATCAGATTGCACTTACGGCAGGCTATGATATAGCTACCGGTGATGCCATTATTTCTATGGATGCGGACATGCAAGATCCCCCGGAGCTTATTATGGATATGTTGGTGAAGTGGCATCATGGATGTGAAATTGTATATGCACGAAGACGAAATAGAAAAGATGGTTTTCTCAAAAAATTGACGGCAAAAATGTATTATGCACTTCTCAACAATGTATCTGATGTGGATATTCCGCGTAATGTGGGTGACTTTCGCCTGATCGATAAAAAGGTTTTGAACGAATTGAAAAAATGTCGTGAAAAATATCGCTATTTACGTGGTATGGTTGCATGGGTGGGATTTAGAAATTGCTATGTGGACTTTGATCGACCAAACAGGATCAATGGAGAAACAGCGTATACATGGAAAAAAATGATCAAATTTGCCATGGATGGTTTTACGGGATTTTCTATGTTTCCGCTCAAAATTGCATCATATGTCGGCGGTTTTGTGATTATGACGGGATGCATGATGTTCCTTTATGTCGCATATGATTTTCTCATCAAAGACACACCATATCCACTCTATAAATGGTTGGTGATCTTGGTATACATCTTTATTGGTGTGCAGTTCATCTTGATGTGGCTGATCGGAGAGTACATCGGACGGATCCATGATCAACAAAAAGAGCGACCATTGTATGTAATTAGAGAACGATTGAATTATGATGAATAA
- a CDS encoding glycosyltransferase encodes MMNNPQVSVVMPNYNCARFLDEAIDSILQQTFCDFEFIIIDDGSTDNSWEIIQKYACKDDRIRAFKNERNQHIVYCRNKGVSLSKCDLIAFLDSDDIAFPERLKIQVDYMLKNPDCGVCGSNFEMINEKSQLIGYKKFPENHDAIKKSFFFCNPFGQNTVIVRKKCFNEVGLYNDEYRNAEDLDMWVRIGGKFKLHNIQKDLVKYRVHAKNSMFTSQKRMIRSTLKIRKKAISEYGYAMTFKGQIFYWGTWLAQWLPSKFVFWIFNFLKR; translated from the coding sequence ATGATGAATAATCCACAAGTATCCGTTGTGATGCCAAATTACAATTGTGCCCGTTTTCTTGATGAGGCAATTGACAGTATATTGCAACAGACATTTTGTGACTTTGAATTTATCATTATTGATGATGGAAGTACGGACAATTCGTGGGAGATTATTCAAAAATATGCATGTAAAGATGATCGGATAAGAGCGTTTAAAAATGAAAGAAATCAACACATAGTCTACTGTCGCAATAAAGGAGTTAGCCTTTCAAAGTGTGATCTCATAGCTTTTTTAGATAGTGATGATATTGCTTTTCCGGAAAGGTTAAAAATCCAAGTTGATTATATGCTCAAAAATCCAGATTGTGGCGTTTGTGGGTCTAACTTTGAGATGATAAATGAAAAATCACAGTTGATTGGATACAAAAAATTTCCTGAAAATCATGATGCAATAAAAAAATCATTTTTTTTCTGCAATCCTTTCGGACAAAACACAGTTATAGTCAGGAAAAAATGTTTTAATGAGGTTGGATTATATAATGATGAATATCGTAACGCTGAGGATTTGGATATGTGGGTGCGCATTGGAGGCAAATTTAAATTACATAACATACAGAAAGATTTGGTAAAGTACAGGGTTCATGCAAAAAATAGTATGTTTACAAGTCAAAAAAGAATGATTAGGAGTACGCTAAAAATCAGAAAGAAAGCCATTTCAGAATATGGCTACGCGATGACTTTTAAAGGTCAAATTTTTTACTGGGGAACATGGTTGGCTCAATGGCTACCATCAAAATTTGTTTTTTGGATTTTTAATTTTTTAAAAAGATAA